The proteins below are encoded in one region of Juglans microcarpa x Juglans regia isolate MS1-56 chromosome 4D, Jm3101_v1.0, whole genome shotgun sequence:
- the LOC121261138 gene encoding uncharacterized protein LOC121261138, translating into MEAPAQPQWVKNLTAELKIATAEEAWPFLEDYSNLQKYAPDVIDSSQLIEGIPNQPGVVRCCAATATKVWDGSMQSKKLWVHEKLNKIDPIKKSLSYNVTENNVGIKTLEGTCSAYPISKESKQGCKLQWSFVADPIPGWEQDEFASFIQTMLTSMAKNIEDIITAKKKKTEDPQTLSFIQAMLSSIAKNIEDI; encoded by the exons atggAAGCACCAGCACAACCACAATGGGTAAAAAATCTCACTGCAGAACTCAAAATCGCAACAGCAGAAGAAGCATGGCCATTCTTGGAGGACTATTCCAACCTACAAAAGTATGCTCCTGACGTAATCGACTCGAGTCAGCTTATCGAAGGGATCCCCAACCAGCCTGGCGTCGTCCGTTGCTGCGCTGCCACCGCAACAAAAGTATGGGATGGGAGTATGCAATCGAAGAAATTGTGGGTCCATGAGAAGCTGAATAAGATAGATCCCATCAAGAAGTCTTTGAGCTACAATGTCACGGAAAATAACGTCGGCATCAAGACCTTAGAGGGAACATGCTCAGCATATCCAATCAGCAAGGAAAGCAAACAGGGATGCAAGCTCCAGTGGTCATTCGTAGCTGATCCGATTCCAGGGTGGGAACAAGATGAGTTTGCATCTTTTATTCAGACTATGCTAACTTCCATGGCAAAGAACATAGAAGATATAATAACCgccaagaaaaagaag ACAGAAGATCCCCAGACGCTATCTTTTATTCAGGCTATGCTATCTTCCATAGCAAAGAACATAGAAGATATATAA